The region AAGTTGCAGGGAATGCGAACTACGCCCAGCTAACGCAGCGACCTGACTTCCAGCACGTGCATGGCTTGCTGATCACTTACACCGATGCCCTGTCGGCGATGGCAGCCGAAAATGGTGCGATCCAGTTGCCCCCACCACCAATGCAGGCTCCGGTCCAGCCATAGACGGAAGTCGCGCGGCACCGCTGCGAGCAAGCCCATCTGAAATAAGACGCGAAGGGAGGCCGACGAAAGTTGGCCTCTCTTTTTTAATGCGCCGAAGTGGAATGCCCAGCACGCAGGCCGTGGAAGAATCGTTCCCCTTATTTCTCCGGTTATGACTTGGCCCCTTCGTTTTCATAAATTGTAACGAAGTATTGACCAAGTGTGCAAAAGATTTGCGCGGAATTCGGCCAAACGTGCGCGGAATCGAAGCTTTTCGGCCGAAGTGTGCGCGTGCAAAAGGGCCAAAATAGCGGGGCCGACCACGCCATTGCGGCAGGCTATCGCGACTCGCCCTGAAGCGTGAGGACCAATCGGCGACGGCTGGCATGGTTGCGGTGTTCGCACAAATAGATCCCTTGCCAGGTCCCCAAATTGAGCCGCCCGTCGGTGACCGGAATCGTCACGCTGCTACCAAGCATGGCTGCTTTGATATGGGCCGGCATATCGTCCGGGCCCTCCATCGTGTGGACGTATGGGAAGTCCTCTGGAGCGATCTTCGAGAACGCCATCTCCAAATCGGTCTGCACGTCAGGATCGGCGTTCTCGTTAATGCTTAAACTGGCCGACGTGTGCTGTATGAAAACGTGCAGCATGCCAACCCCAAAATCTTGAAGTTCCGGAAGCTCGGCTAGCACGTCACGCGTGATGAGATGGAACCCCCGCGAGCGAGCGCGGAGCGTCATTTCTTTTTGAATCCAGGCCATTTTGGCCCCCCAAGTGGAGCAGAGATCGATGGAAAAAACGGAAGCAGCAAAAAAACTTTTGGCAAGGGGTCTTGCCGGGCAAACGGTACAGCTTCGCGAATCGGTTCTGTTTCGGCAACCCGTACGGCGAACCTGCTAAGGAGGTTAAGTCTCCATTAAGGAGACGCTAACGCTGGCTTCGGTGGAAGTTAATCGGTCGTTTTTGCTTTTTGCCAATTCAAACATATGCTTTAGATCGGAAGCTACTGAGTGGTTTGAGGTTACTGAGACAATTCGCCTTGCGGCAACACGCAGAAAATTCTATTGACACGTTAAGCGATCAATAAATAATCGTGTGCTTGATCAGACCTGGGGAGGATCCTTAGGGACGATCAACGGCCAAATCTATCAGACACCTCGACCCACAAAGAAATTACCGATTTTTAATGGTCGATGTGGAGGCCGTCAGCACTGCAAGCCGAGAACTGTTTGGGTCTAGAGCCCTGATGTTCTTAAGTTGGCAGACTGCTGTCTCACGAGCGAACGGATATTGCTCTTAATACCCGCAAAGGTCAGCTAGCACGTTTTCTGTGCTCGCTCTCCTTGATCGATACGAACAATCCGGCTGTGTAAGCCGTACGCAATTCACACGCCCTGTGCGCCCCTGTTAGGAAAGTAGGTAATTCCCAAGATGCAGAAGATCAAGAACGTTTTTGACGCCATCCTGAAGTTCGGTCACGACGAAGACTTCGTTCCGGACGCTGGCGATGAATTCATCCCAACCGACGCGCCTGCTGGTTCCGAAGCCAAGATCGAAGTGCTTCGCCGTCGCGTTGAACAAGGCCTGCCGCTATGGCACGACGAAGATCGTTGCGACTACACCGGTCTGACGGGCGCCATTCGCCCTCGCGAGTAAACCCTCGCTGACAACGACGTATCGGATGATACAAAATGAAAGAGGGGTGGAATACCACCCCTCTCTTTTTATGCGCTGTCGGTAACTCTGTTTTTCAAAGTTGCGGTTTCTTAGCTGCTTCGTAGGATGGCTACCAACGTCGTGGGCAGACGGCCATCAGTTGTCTGCCGGACGCACCTAACTGGGAAGATGGCTTTCGCGCTGTTAAGGCCGTAGCCATCCTACGTTTTCCGCAATCACGCCTGCTGCCGCGTGATTAGGCCGCGATCCTCATCGGTTTCGTGGCCGGCTGGTTCACCTCTTGCGTGAATACCAGCGTGATACGCTCTTCCTCTTCGGCGTCGACCTGGTCGTGCAGTTCCAGCTCGTCGCGGAGGATCAACAAATTGGATGGTGCCTGGATGCCGAGGCGGACTTTATCGGCTCCAACTTTCACGACGGTGATCAGAATCTCTTCGCCGAGTCGAAGCTTTTCACCTTCCTTGCGGGAAAGGACTAGCATATGAATAAACCTCCATGTTTATGCGGTCTTGGGTATGAAATAGGATCCAGCGGCTAGGTGACATGCGGCCAATCCATTGGCCGCGGCCTCCTGAAAATCAGGCGGCCACTTGCAAAGCGGAAGCACTCGAAAGTTGCGTTCTCAGGAACCGCTCGCCACTGGCTCCATAGAACAAAATCGTGTTGGTATCGGTCTCCCAGATCGCCGTGCATTTGACGCTTCGCGGTCCGTGCAAGCAGAAATAGATCCCGCAAGGATCTTGGGCTCGCACAATGACACGTTCGGTCATGGGGAATACGCCCGGCTCAAGCTGCTCTTTGTCACATAGGATCTGGTAAATGTACTGCCGAAGGTGTTCCAGCTGCGTGAAACACGGGGATTCAGCGGCCATAGGTTGGGGATGCTCCGTATCTATACGGCCGAGTTCCGATCGCCATCGAAATAGGCCGTTTGGGTAACCTGGGTTAAGTGTTTGCAAAGTTAGGTATCGGCAGTGTGAACGTCAAAGTTTGACATAGATAGACTAGGAAGCATGGGAAATTTGTGATCGCGGCGCGTACAAAAAGCCCGAGCAGTCAAACTGCCCGGGCTTTGATGTTTTTCTGAAGATTGATGTACTTTTCTCGTACGTTTGCCGTTACTTCTTCACCTTTTCGTAGCGAGCAAAGGCAGCAGGGATATCAGCTTCGTCGGTGGTCCCTTCGTGAAGCAAAACGCGATAGCGGAGATTCATCGATTTGCCTGGCTCAATCGTGTGGTCGCCTGATTCGACGTCTTTCCCGACGAAGTCATGAATTCCGAAAGGATTTGCTGCGAACAGGCCGTACGTACGGACATGCCAGTGCGTTGGATAGCCGTAGCTGGACGGATGGTTCATGATGGTGATCCCAACGGTCTCGTCCTTCACAGGGCCGTAGTAATCGACCCATGCCGATTTCTTGCCCCAGGCATCTTTGTTCTTCGCACCCTTGTCGTTAACGATGGTGCCTCCCTTCTTTGCGTCGACTTTCATCGTGCCCGGCACGCGGATGCCAAACGCACCTTCTTTGGTGTCGCCGAATGTGACTGGTTCGTCTCCGGCCATCACCGTTATGTCGAAGTCGAAGTACTGCCGGCCTTCGTCTTGTCCGAACGTAATGGTGCGGCGATCCCGACAAACGACGGTACCGTCTGGCTTTTCCCAGCGATTTACAGAGACGATCTGAGCGTTCTCGCCGTCTGAGACCTTCTCGAATTTCTCGTGGATGATTTGGCCGCCGACGCCTTCTTTTTCGAGCCAGAAGTCGGTGCCATTCACTTTGCCGTGCGTAAACCAAACACTGCGATGGTGGGGGTGATCGTCTCGTTCATGCTCGCCAACCGATTCGATGGGAAAACGACGCGTCATCGGCAGCCCATCTGGGCCGAGCAGTGGATACAGAATGGGCTTCGCACCACTCTTGGTCAGATAACGCGTTAGCAGTTTGCCGTCATAATGGACGGTCAAACCATCATCTTCTTGCGTAATTTCGTAGGTGGCTGCCAAGCAGACGGACGAAAAGCTGACAGCTAGCAGAAGGCTTAAGAGGCGGATCATGCGCGGCATATCCTTTTGATTCAGGTGGGGTGTCGAACAGTGTAACGTAGAAAACTGTTCTCATCGTACCTGAGAGATATTCCGCAATCCAGCAAACGCCTAGTTTTGTGCCGTGGTAAAAGCAGGTTTCACGTATTCGCCGAGCGTCACGGCTTTGGCTTTGGCAATATCTTGTTCAATAGATTCAATCAGCTTCAGGTTTTCAGGCTGAATGCTCCACTGGAATTCGTGCGTGCTGCGAAGCGAAACGCTTTTAGCCGGGTTCGCGTGACGAATCGTTTTGCGAACTTCGCTGGGAACGGCCCCTTTGGCACTGATCTGATGGTTCAACTCGATACGGGCCTGGGGGAGATCACCTCCGGCACAAATGAAGTTCAACTGGGCCGACCAATCGCAGAATCGTGCGTAGGCATCGACCAACGCCTGATCCGAGATCTTGTTGAGATCTGATTCGTAGGTCAGCGGTTTGCCATCCAGTTTCAGGATCTGCGTTTGCGGATCATAGTTGACGCTGAACTTCGGATCTCGCAGAAAGTTCCAGAGTGGATCGTCTGGAAAATCACCGTGCGATTTGAAATAGGCAGAATGCTGCAGCACGTCTTGCGTCGACATAGTCAGCTTCACTTCTCGATTCGGATCGAGCAAAGTGATCTTGCCGGTGTTGTAGTCGATGATTGTCGCTTGCCGCGGCGGCGTAGCAATGACGTCGTAGACTTTGGTGCCATTGAAAACCGTGTGATAGGTAACCGCTGGAATTCGGGCATTGCCGCGATAAATCTGCGTTGTGACTTGAAAGTCAGCCGCAACGGAAGTCGCGATCAACGTGGTCCAAACGGCAAGAACAGCGAAGGTAAGCGTGGCAGTTTTCACAGGCTCAATCAACTCGTCGAAAGGTAATTCGCGGGGGCGAGATATCTATCTGCGAGGACGATAACGAATAGCGACCGGCGAAGTCTAGATGGATCACGGAAGAGGGGGCTACGCCACGATCGTGCTAGCATGTTGCCGGCTGATGCGATCCGCCCAATAGATTGGTTCCGGCGAACGATGCCCCGCAAGACAACGCTCGACGATTGTTTTCATTACTTCGTCGTCCACGCCAAAGCCGGCCGACACGTAGATCGGGTGCTTGGTCTTTTCATGCGGTCTGATCGCGTAGCCAAGCACGTCTTCTGGATTATTCTTCGAGGCGATAATTGGCTCCCACGATCCGACTCGAAGTTCAGGAGCAAGGACAACACCGCAGATCAACTTCTTCGCGACTCCGATGGTTGGAATGCCGGCAAGTGCTCCGAGCATCGTCGCGATCCCCATCCGTCTCGGGTGAAGTTTCCCGTTGCCATCGACCAGCAGGATGTCAGGGAGAATGTCTTTCTGCTGCATTTCGGCCAACATAGATAAATGAACGGGGATCTCGCGAAACGCCAAATAGCCGGTGATGTAGGGAAACTTGGCTTGATCGACGTATGTTTCCGTGCTCAATAGCGTCCGACCATCCATTTCGACTCGACTGCAGGCAGAGACCGCTGATTGGCCTGCGTAAGAGACGTCGATTCCAGCGATCGTGTGAACGTCGGTGATCCTAAGCGGTCGCCGCTGCGGACAGTGGAATTCGCGTTGCCAACGTTTAAGTTCTGCCAAGGGAGCAGAGCGAGGAGGCATTTGCCACTGAAATTGGGAAAGATTGACTTTCCCTGACGCGACGGCGATCCCTTCTTCCTGAAGTCGCAAGGACTTTTCGTGTGAGTCTCCCAAGCTATACAGACCAACTTCGCCGGTAGAACGAATCACTCGATGCGAAGACTTGGCTACGGGGCATTTGGTATCGAGTAAATAAGTCGCCACCCAGCGGCTGGCAACTGTGTCACCGAGTGACTTCGCGATTTCGCCGTAGGTGGTTACCTGACCCGAAGGAATGCCTTGGACGATCTGATCCACAAGGGGGCGAAGTTCGGTGATTCGCCGAGTAAATTGGTCCGCCACTTCACGAAGATTGGGAACGGCCATGAACGCGTCCTTGTTCGCTACGGAGAGTCGCCAGCCGAAGCTTTCGGACGCGGCAACTTACCTCTCAGCAGGGTAAAGAAGCCGAGGCCAAGGACAATACCAACGGCATCCGCTAAAAGATCCGTTGGATCTGGGGTACGTCCAACGACGAACATTTGCGTCATTTCATCGAATATCCCCAAAGCGATCATGCTGAGGGCAATAGCGACCGCCAAAAGCGGCGACCACCGAAACCCCCACGATCGAACGGCAAATGAAGCTGCAATGGCAAGCGTACCGTAGATCAGCGCATGGGCGACTTTATCCACATGAGGGAAAAGAGCTTTGTCGGCCGGATGGGGAATCGGCCAATGGGTTGCCGTAAATGCGATCGCCCAAAGTCCTAGAAGGACCAAGCTGGCTAAGATAGGCAGTTTTCGCAGCGGCATGACGGGCAATTCCGACGACTGGGATTGAGGATGACTTCAGCCTAATCGACGCCCGGTAGCCCCACAACCGCGGTGCATCTTGCCAGTGACAGCCTGAATCAAGTATGGTTTGTAGCGATTACGGATTCTGGGCAAGTCATTCTTTAACAACACACAAGGCGTGAAACACGCATGGCCATTCTGATCACCGGCGGAGCCGGCTTCATTGGTAGTCATCTGACTCAAATTTTGCTGAAGCAATCGGACGAAAAGCTTGTCAGCTTGGACAACTTCAACGACTACTACGATCCGGCCCTCAAACGCGAAAACGTCAAACCTGTTTCTGAAGAGCCCCGAGTGACCCTTGTGGAGGGTGACTTCTGCGACAGTGACGCGATGAAACGATTGTTCGATGAACACGAAATCGATCATGTCGTTCATTTGGGGGCGATGGCCGGTGTGCGAATCAGTGTGCAAAAGCCGGAGATGTACCAGCAGGCAAACGTGGCCGGCACGCTGAGCCTGTTGGAAGCAGCTCGTCATCATCCGGTGAAGCGATTTTTACTCGCATCTTCCTCAACCGTTTACGGTAAGGGAGCTGGCGTCCCGTTTTGCGAAGATGCCCCGCTTGGCATTCCGGCTAGTCCCTACGGTGCCACCAAGCGGGCCGCAGAGTTGCTGTGCCTGACATACCATCAGCTGCATAGTGTGCCAACCGCTTGCCTAAGGCCGTTCAGCGTTTACGGTCCACGACTTCGCCCAGATCTCGCACTAACGATCTTCGCGAAAGCAGTCCACGAAGGCACGCCGATTCCGTTGTTCGGCGATGGTAGCATCCGTCGCGACTTCACCCATGTCAGCGACATTTGCCAAGGGTTTATCTCGGCTCTAACGGCAGATGGTGTCGTTGGACAAGAGATTAACTTGGGGCACAGCGACCCCATCGAGATGCGCCGTCTGATCGAACTGTTGGAAAAGTCGTTCGACAAAAAAGCGGTAATCGACTATCAACCGGAACGTCCGGAGGACCTGCCGATTACGTATGCCAATCTTGAAAAGGCGGAAAAGCTGCTGGGATACGGTCCCAAAGTACTGATTGAAGATGGCATTCAGGAGTACGTCGACTGGTTCCGAACCTGGCATGGCTAATGGAATCAGGCGATTTCTCTTGTTAGGCTGAAGGAAACGTGCCTGAAGCTTGGACTGTTTCATCTTCCTTCAAACAAAGTGATTCCCGCCATGCGCATCGCCCCGTCCTTCCTTTGCTTGCTCATCGTTTCGATGTTGGCGATGTCGGTCTCCGCAGAAGAAGCGAAAAAGGAATCGAAAGCGAAGTCCCTCTTCGACGGCAAGTCGCTCGAGTTCTTCGATGTGCCACAATTTGGTGGTGAAGGAGAAGTCACCGTTGAGGATGGGGTCATCAAGATGGGCCAAGGCGTGATGCTGACCGGCATCACCTACAATAAGGACGATTTCCCGAAGACCAACTATGAATTGATGTGGGAAGCACGCCGAACGATGGGAATCGACTTCTTCGCCGCGTGTACCTTCCCGGTCAAAGATAGCTACTGCAGTTTCGTCGCCGGCGGATGGGGCGGTGCGGTCGTAGGCTTAAGCAACATCGATGGTGCCGATGCCTCCGAAAACGAAACGACGAAGTACATCCCGTTCAATGACGATCAGTGGTACCGTTTTAAAGTTCGCGTCACGGAAAAGAAAATCGAGGCCTGGATCGACGGGAAGCAGGTCATCGATGCGAACATCGAAGGTAAAAAAATCTCGATGCGTACCGAAGTCACACTTTCACAGCCGATGGGACTTTCGGCCTGGCAAAGTCAAGCTGAAATTCGCAAGATTGAATTTCGTGAGTTGGGCAAGAAGTAATTATTACCCGACCAGGCTGCGATCGAGCATCCGATAGTTGATTGCCTCGCAAACATGGTCGGCGGAAATCATCGTTGCAGATTCCAAGTCGGCAATGGTGCGAGCCAAACGCAAGATTTTGTCGTACGCTCTTGCCGACAGCCCAAAGCTGGTCACGCTTTGCTTCATCAGCGTTGCCGCTTCTTCTTCTACGTGGCAAAACTTACGAACTTCGCGGCTGCTCATTTGGGCGTTGTATCGCGTACGACTTCCAACGAAACGACGCGTTTGAAGCTTACGGGCAGCAACAACCATTTCTTTTAGTTCCGCACTGCTTGTTCCTTCGGTCTCGCTGGCCAATTCCTGATAAGGAACTGCCGGCACTTCAATTTGAATGTCGATCCGGTCGAGCAGTGGTCCAGAGATTTTACCGACATACTTTTCGACTTGGGGAACCGAGCAGCGGCAGTCGCGACGGGGATCGTTGCGAAACCCGCAAGGGCATGGGTTCATCGCTGCGACAAGCATAAAGTCGGCCGGAAACGTGACGCTACGCAGGGCTCGGCTGATCGTTACCAGGCGATCTTCCAGCGGTTGCCGCATCAATTCAAGCGTACGGCGATTGAACTCCGGGAGCTCGTCGAGAAAGAGAATTCCGTTATGGGATAGGCTGATTTCGCCAGGCGCCGGATTGCTGCCTCCTCCGACAAGTCCAGCCTCGCTAATGGTATGATGCGGAGAACGAAAGGGGCGTGTAGCCAGAAGAGGCTGGTTGGTCGCAAGCCGACCGGTGGCGCTATAAATACGCGTGGTTTCGACCGATTCGCTGGGAGTTAATTCTGGAAGAATCGTGCGGACGCGTTTGGCCAGCATCGTTTTTCCAGACCCAGGAGGCCCCACGAGAAGTAAGTTGTGCATTCCAGCTGATGCGATCGTTGCGGCACGCTTGGCTAGTTCCTGGCCGCGAACATCCGCGAAGTCAACGTCGTAGGTCGAATGCTCTTCAAGTAGGGCGTGGATTTGTGGGGGGACTGGTTCGATATTGAGTTGACCTGAAAGGAACCCGACGGCTTCGGTCAGGCTAGTTACCGGAATAACTTCAATGCCTTCGACGACGGCCGCCTCTCTGGCATTTTCAGCGGGAACAATGATGCCGGCGAGACCTTGCTTTTCGGTTTCTATGGCCTTGGAAAGAATGCCGCGGATTGGACGTGCTGTTCCATCCAGGGCCAGTTCGCCAACGATTGCATACTGAGACAGCCGGTCACTGCTGAGTTGGCCACTGCCTAAGAGGATGCCGAGTGTAATTGGCAGGTCGAACGAGGCAGCGTTTTTAGGAAGTTCTGCCGGTGCCAAATTGATGACGACACGATCTCTCGGGCAAAAGAAGCCTGAGTTGACGATGGCTCGCTCGATCCGATGAACGCTTTCCTTGACTGCGGCTTCCGGTAGTCCAACGAGAACCGTCTTTGGGAGAGCGGTAGGGGAAACGTCCACTTCGACTTCTACCGGAATCGCGTCGATGCCTGCCATCGAATAGGTCCGCAGTTGCGCCAACATGTCAAAATCCTCAGGATTGTCGATTCCGGTTGCCCATTAATACGTGCCCCCCATTGTGCGAGAGCATGACCCCCTCGATCAAGCGATTCGGACCGATTTGCGATAACTTATGTCAATCTTCCATGCCGACGCGACTGAACGCTCGAAATCAGAGGTTTTCTGACGGCATGTGCTATGGTTGGTGGTTGTGAGAAACTCACCTGCGGAGAATGGTGAACATGGCTGCGATCGTTCAGCCGAGTGAAAACGACGGGAAATTGGACAACGCTTGGTCGATTTGCGGCCTGCCTGGAAGTCGTTATGCGCTGCTTCTTATTGCAGTCGTCGCCCAGGCCCTCACAATCGGAATCACTTGGCCGCTGTGGCAAGTCCGAATTTCACCAGTCCATATGCCGGCGATCGATCTGCCTCAAATTCCGTTTGGGGTATGGATGCTCGCGACGCTCGTTTTGGTGATTGTACGGCCACGGCTTGGACTTGCCGTTCACGCGGCGTCGCTCTTGCTTTCATTTGTGTTCGATCAATACCGAACGCAACCGCAGGTCATCGCAATGGTGATGCTGATGTTTGCGGTTGTCGAAGACTGTGGAGTGGTATTGGTTCGTTGGTTTCTGGCATCGCTTTGGCTTTGGGCCGGATTACACAAATTGCTTTCGCCTGATTGGTTCACGTTTGCGTCGTGGTACATGGTCAAGTCGCTCCATGTGAACCCCGAGAACTTTCAAAGGTTGTTTGCCTATGGCGTGGGGCTCGGTGAATTAGCGGTTGGCCTGTTGGCCATCTTTCGTCCTCGCTGGGCTGCAATACCATGTGCGATGATGCACGTGGGGATCACGCTGTTTTTGACACCTTTGTTTTACGACCACAACATCAGTGTGATGCCGTGGAATCTGGCAACGGCGATTATTGGCGGTTGGGTTATGTGGAATGCTCCTAGCGTCGTCCCTCGGTTTCGCTGGGAATGGGGATTAGCCGGTCTGCTTCTGATTTATCCTGCGGGCTTTTATGCCGGCTGGGTCGATCACGGTATTGCCAGCGTGCTGTACTCTCACCATTTACCGGAAGCAATGATCACCACAAAAACCAGCAACTATAAGATCACTGGCTGGGGAGATCTGGAAGTTCCTTTTCCGAATGAACGACGTCTATTCAAGCTCTACTTTGAGAGAGCGGCTAAGCCAGGGAGTAAGCTTCATATCTCCGAACCACGTCCTTGGCTAGGCGATATGTACTTCGTTCTCGACGCAGATGGAAAATCGGTCGAGATCTCGCGAGAACAGTTTGTTCAGCAATCGCCAAACCAAGCCGAAGGCGTGGAGGTCGATAGCCGAAGAATTCGCTTTCTACTCGCCCGAAAAGGTGTCGCATTGATGCGTCGCGAGAAAGGGGGCGTGATTTATGCGATAGAAATTCCCCCGAAACGGTACCGCCCCGAGTTGCTGGAGATGCTGCGTGGCTTACCGAATCTGGAACAAATCAACCTGAGCGGCTGCGAGGTAACCGACGAAGATCTGACGCGTTTGCCACGGCTTCCAAAGCTTGTCGGGATTGGTTTG is a window of Bremerella sp. TYQ1 DNA encoding:
- a CDS encoding VanZ family protein produces the protein MPLRKLPILASLVLLGLWAIAFTATHWPIPHPADKALFPHVDKVAHALIYGTLAIAASFAVRSWGFRWSPLLAVAIALSMIALGIFDEMTQMFVVGRTPDPTDLLADAVGIVLGLGFFTLLRGKLPRPKASAGDSP
- a CDS encoding secondary thiamine-phosphate synthase enzyme YjbQ, whose amino-acid sequence is MAWIQKEMTLRARSRGFHLITRDVLAELPELQDFGVGMLHVFIQHTSASLSINENADPDVQTDLEMAFSKIAPEDFPYVHTMEGPDDMPAHIKAAMLGSSVTIPVTDGRLNLGTWQGIYLCEHRNHASRRRLVLTLQGESR
- a CDS encoding PmoA family protein produces the protein MIRLLSLLLAVSFSSVCLAATYEITQEDDGLTVHYDGKLLTRYLTKSGAKPILYPLLGPDGLPMTRRFPIESVGEHERDDHPHHRSVWFTHGKVNGTDFWLEKEGVGGQIIHEKFEKVSDGENAQIVSVNRWEKPDGTVVCRDRRTITFGQDEGRQYFDFDITVMAGDEPVTFGDTKEGAFGIRVPGTMKVDAKKGGTIVNDKGAKNKDAWGKKSAWVDYYGPVKDETVGITIMNHPSSYGYPTHWHVRTYGLFAANPFGIHDFVGKDVESGDHTIEPGKSMNLRYRVLLHEGTTDEADIPAAFARYEKVKK
- a CDS encoding YifB family Mg chelatase-like AAA ATPase, with the translated sequence MLAQLRTYSMAGIDAIPVEVEVDVSPTALPKTVLVGLPEAAVKESVHRIERAIVNSGFFCPRDRVVINLAPAELPKNAASFDLPITLGILLGSGQLSSDRLSQYAIVGELALDGTARPIRGILSKAIETEKQGLAGIIVPAENAREAAVVEGIEVIPVTSLTEAVGFLSGQLNIEPVPPQIHALLEEHSTYDVDFADVRGQELAKRAATIASAGMHNLLLVGPPGSGKTMLAKRVRTILPELTPSESVETTRIYSATGRLATNQPLLATRPFRSPHHTISEAGLVGGGSNPAPGEISLSHNGILFLDELPEFNRRTLELMRQPLEDRLVTISRALRSVTFPADFMLVAAMNPCPCGFRNDPRRDCRCSVPQVEKYVGKISGPLLDRIDIQIEVPAVPYQELASETEGTSSAELKEMVVAARKLQTRRFVGSRTRYNAQMSSREVRKFCHVEEEAATLMKQSVTSFGLSARAYDKILRLARTIADLESATMISADHVCEAINYRMLDRSLVG
- a CDS encoding carbon storage regulator — protein: MLVLSRKEGEKLRLGEEILITVVKVGADKVRLGIQAPSNLLILRDELELHDQVDAEEEERITLVFTQEVNQPATKPMRIAA
- a CDS encoding endonuclease V, with the protein product MAVPNLREVADQFTRRITELRPLVDQIVQGIPSGQVTTYGEIAKSLGDTVASRWVATYLLDTKCPVAKSSHRVIRSTGEVGLYSLGDSHEKSLRLQEEGIAVASGKVNLSQFQWQMPPRSAPLAELKRWQREFHCPQRRPLRITDVHTIAGIDVSYAGQSAVSACSRVEMDGRTLLSTETYVDQAKFPYITGYLAFREIPVHLSMLAEMQQKDILPDILLVDGNGKLHPRRMGIATMLGALAGIPTIGVAKKLICGVVLAPELRVGSWEPIIASKNNPEDVLGYAIRPHEKTKHPIYVSAGFGVDDEVMKTIVERCLAGHRSPEPIYWADRISRQHASTIVA
- a CDS encoding DoxX family protein → MAAIVQPSENDGKLDNAWSICGLPGSRYALLLIAVVAQALTIGITWPLWQVRISPVHMPAIDLPQIPFGVWMLATLVLVIVRPRLGLAVHAASLLLSFVFDQYRTQPQVIAMVMLMFAVVEDCGVVLVRWFLASLWLWAGLHKLLSPDWFTFASWYMVKSLHVNPENFQRLFAYGVGLGELAVGLLAIFRPRWAAIPCAMMHVGITLFLTPLFYDHNISVMPWNLATAIIGGWVMWNAPSVVPRFRWEWGLAGLLLIYPAGFYAGWVDHGIASVLYSHHLPEAMITTKTSNYKITGWGDLEVPFPNERRLFKLYFERAAKPGSKLHISEPRPWLGDMYFVLDADGKSVEISREQFVQQSPNQAEGVEVDSRRIRFLLARKGVALMRREKGGVIYAIEIPPKRYRPELLEMLRGLPNLEQINLSGCEVTDEDLTRLPRLPKLVGIGLSDTPVTNASIDTLLKQPRLTFIEYAQSNITLDAMVEFEQKRPVD
- a CDS encoding DUF1080 domain-containing protein, with the translated sequence MRIAPSFLCLLIVSMLAMSVSAEEAKKESKAKSLFDGKSLEFFDVPQFGGEGEVTVEDGVIKMGQGVMLTGITYNKDDFPKTNYELMWEARRTMGIDFFAACTFPVKDSYCSFVAGGWGGAVVGLSNIDGADASENETTKYIPFNDDQWYRFKVRVTEKKIEAWIDGKQVIDANIEGKKISMRTEVTLSQPMGLSAWQSQAEIRKIEFRELGKK
- a CDS encoding GDP-mannose 4,6-dehydratase, whose amino-acid sequence is MAILITGGAGFIGSHLTQILLKQSDEKLVSLDNFNDYYDPALKRENVKPVSEEPRVTLVEGDFCDSDAMKRLFDEHEIDHVVHLGAMAGVRISVQKPEMYQQANVAGTLSLLEAARHHPVKRFLLASSSTVYGKGAGVPFCEDAPLGIPASPYGATKRAAELLCLTYHQLHSVPTACLRPFSVYGPRLRPDLALTIFAKAVHEGTPIPLFGDGSIRRDFTHVSDICQGFISALTADGVVGQEINLGHSDPIEMRRLIELLEKSFDKKAVIDYQPERPEDLPITYANLEKAEKLLGYGPKVLIEDGIQEYVDWFRTWHG